One Capsicum annuum cultivar UCD-10X-F1 chromosome 2, UCD10Xv1.1, whole genome shotgun sequence genomic window carries:
- the LOC107858789 gene encoding pectate lyase, with protein sequence MNISKTKMNGLVVLLFIAFVSVGAAVANNTTRRGLGVKYRGPCVSSNLIDKCWRCDRRWAEYREKYATCALGFGRNALGGKGGKVYVVTDNSDHNVENPPPGTLRHAVIQKEPLWIVFGKHMHIKLTRELLVQSYKTIDARGFNIHIEHGAGIKMQNVNNVIISNLHIHNIRVTGGGMIRDSVDHVGMRTGDEGDAISIFASRDIWIDHVSMSRAADGLIDAVQGSTGITISNCHFTDHDKVMLFGANDEYAEDKKMHITLAYNHFGKRLDQRMPRCRLGFFHLVNNDYTHWMRYAIGGSSEATIISQGNRFIAQQNNLIKEVTHREKAVESVWKHWTWLSLDDDMRNGAFFRTSGDQTALTKLRHLNLIPAEPSYKVGILTKFSGSLACLVGRPC encoded by the exons atgAATATCTCCAAAACAAAAATGAACGGACTTGTTGTCCTGTTATTCATCGCATTTGTGAGTGTAGGGGCAGCAGTGGCAAACAACACCACGAGAAGGGGGTTAGGCGTAAAATATAGAGGACCATGTGTGTCCTCTAATCTTATTGACAAATGCTGGAGATGTGACCGTCGTTGGGCTGAATATCGCGAAAAATATGCTACATGTGCCCTCGGTTTTGGCCGCAATGCTCTTGGTGGAAAAGGTGGAAAGGTTTACGTTGTTACAGATAACTCTGATCACAACGTGGAGAATCCTCCACCAG GTACCCTTAGGCATGCGGTGATTCAAAAGGAGCCCTTGTGGATCGTATTCGGCAAACACATGCATATAAAGCTGACGAGGGAACTGCTGGTGCAAAGCTACAAAACCATCGATGCCCGTGGATTCAATATCCATATCGAACATGGAGCTGGAATTAAGATGCAAAATGTGAACAACGTTATCATCAGTAACCTTCACATTCACAACATTCGAGTTACTGGTGGTGGCATGATCAGGGACTCAGTAGACCATGTTGGGATGAGGACTGGGGATGAAGGTGATGCCATCAGCATCTTCGCGTCTCGCGACATCTGGATAGACCACGTGTCCATGTCACGTGCCGCAGATGGGCTCATCGATGCCGTCCAAGGATCAACCGGTATCACCATCTCCAACTGTCACTTCACTGATCACGATAAAGTAATGTTGTTTGGTGCAAATGATGAATACGCGGAAGACAAGAAAATGCATATTACCTTGGCTTACAACCATTTTGGTAAGAGGTTGGATCAAAGGATGCCTAGGTGCAGGCTCGGATTCTTCCATCTTGTCAACAATGATTACACCCATTGGATGAG GTATGCTATTGGCGGAAGCAGTGAAGCAACAATTATTAGCCAGGGTAACCGTTTTATCgcacaacaaaataatttaattaaagagGTGACACACAGGGAAAAGGCAGTAGAGTCAGTGTGGAAGCATTGGACTTGGTTATCATTGGATGACGATATGCGAAATGGTGCATTCTTTAGAACTTCTGGTGATCAAACAGCACTAACCAAATTACGACACCTTAATTTGATACCGGCAGAGCCATCATACAAAGTTGGAATTCTTACTAAATTCTCAGGATCACTTGCTTGCTTAGTAGGACGACCTTGCTAG